CGCCGTGTCCATACCCTAGCCGGATGCGCGTGCCGGCCGGCGCCTGTTGATATCTGATGATCCGATGAGCGACACTCTAGCGCCGACGAGGGCCGGCGCCCCGACGCCGGGATCACGCGCCGACGCCAAGATGCGGACGCGCTTCGAGATTCGATCCGCCGCCGTGGAACTGTTTCGCGAGCAGGGCTTCAACAGCGTCACCACCGAACAGATCGCCGCTCGCGTGGGCGTCACCCAGCGCACCCTGTTCCGCCATTTCAAGACCAAGGACGCCATCCTGTTCGACGGCGACACCATCGTCGAGTACTACGCCGAAACACTGGGCCGGCATCTTCCGGACAATCCGCCGATCGAGGCGCTACGCCGCGCCTTCATGGACACGGCGGCGAGCTATGACCGGAATGCCGATCTTTTCCGCGCCAATCATGAAGTCATTCTGCAATCGGAACTGCTCCAGGCCTTTGCCCGCCAGCGGACCAGCCGCATCGACGACCTGATCGCGCTCGCGCTTGATGGGCATCGCGTCCTGGCCAACCCCCTGCCCGTCCCCACCCTCGCCGCCCGCGTGGCGGCCGCGACGTGCATGGGCTATGTCCGCGCCCTCATGGACGCCTGGCTCGAGGGAAAGATCAGCGGCCCCATGGTCGGCCTCGCGCAACGGATCTGGCCGCGGGCGGAGGCGCTTCTTCTCCAATGTCGGCTCGACGTCGACGATCGTGAGAGCGGCGGCCGATCCGACACCCGGGCATTTTCCCAGCCGCGCCAACGCCAGGGTTGATCCGACCATCTTCCCCTCGCTGCAACAAATGTGTTGCGAAGGCGCTTTGGCTGCGTTCAGTCTGCAAAGGTTGATCGCAGCGGGGGCGGATGACGAAGGCGTTTGACGAAATGACCGGCGGCGGATCTCAAGAGGTCCGCGACAGCTACCGAGCCCTTGGGGCCTGGCTGGAACAGGCGCCGCCGGACCTTCTTCGGGCGCGTTCGCGCCAGGCGGAGCTGTTCTTCCGCCGCATGGGCGTAACCTTCGCCGTGCACGGGGACGCCGAGTCCAATGAACGCCTGATCCCGTTCGACGTCGTGCCCCGCATTATCGATGCGGCGGAATGGGCGCTGCTTGAGAAAGGACTGAAGCAGCGCGTGACCGCGCTCAACGCCTTCCTGCGCGACATCTATGGACCTCAGGAATGCCTCAGGGCCGGCGTCGTCCCGACCGATCTCATCCTGACCAATCCGCAATACCGGCCTGAGATCCAGGGGCGTCGACCACCCGGCGACGTATGGTGTCACATCGCCGGGATTGATCTTGTCCGCACGGGCGAGGACGGCTTCTACGTGCTGGAGGACAATGTCCGCACGCCCAGCGGCGTCTCCTACATGCTGGAGAACCGCGAAATGATGATGCGGCTGTTCCCCGACCTGTTCGCGGAATATCGGGTCCGACCGGTAGACGCATATACCGACAGCCTGCTGCGATCACTGCAGGCCTCGGCTCCGGCGACGGCCGGGGCGGACCCCACCATCGTCGTGCTGACGCCGGGTCCCTTCAACTCGGCCTACTATGAGCACAGCTTTCTCGCCGACAAGCTGGGCGTGGAGCTGATCCAAGGCGGCGACCTGTTCGTCAATGACGACACCGTCTTCATGCGGACGACCGAAGGCCCCAAGCGTGTCGATGTCATCTATCGCCGCATCGACGACGACTTCCTGGATCCCCTGACCTTCAGGCCGGACTCGACAGTGGGCGTGCCTGGGCTCATGGCCGCCTATCATGCGGGACGCGTCACCCTGGCCAACGCCGTCGGAACGGGCGTGGCCGACGACAAGGCGGTCTACACCTACATGCCGGAGATCATCCGCTTCTTCACAGGCGAGGAGGCTCTGCTGAAGAACGTTCCGACCTGGCGGTGTCGCGAGCCCGAGGCGTTGAAGGCGGTGCTGGGCCAGCTGGACCAGCTGGTGGTCAAGGAGGTCGGCGGCTCAGGCGGCTACGGCATGCTGGTCGGCCCGGCGGCGACAAAGAGCGAGATCGAGGACTTCCGCGCCAGACTGATCGCCGATCCGGACGACTTCATCGCCCAACCGACTCTGAGCCTCTCGACCGCGCCCACTCTTGACGGTGGCGGGCTGGCCGCGCGTCACGTCGATCTTCGCCCCTTTGTGCTGACCAGTCCCGCCGGGACCCGGGTGACGCCGGGCGGCCTGACGCGTGTGGCGCTGAAGCCGGGCTCGCTGGTGGTGAACTCCAGCCAGGGCGGCGGGACCAAGGATACCTGGGTGCTGAACGACTGATGCTATCCCGGACCGCCGACAATCTCTACTGGGCTGGCCGCTACATGGAGCGGGCCGATTTCCTCGCGCGTATCCTCGAGGCGGCCATTCGGCTGGCCGCCCTGCCGGCGAGAGACGAGGCCGCCGTGACCGCCTGGGCGAGCGCGATTGCGTCCTCGGGCGTGAAGGGCGCCTTTGACGCCGCAGGCCGTACGCCGTCGGAGACGTCGGTGCGCGAGTTCCTGGCCTTCGGCGGCGATAACCCCACCTCTATCAAGGCCTGCATCACCCGCGCCCGCACCAACGCCCGCTCGGTCCGCACAGCCCTGACGGTTGAACTCTGGGAGGCGATCAACGGCGCCTGGAACGGCCTGAACGAGATCGGCGAACCCAGCCGCCGCGATGATTTCGTCAACTTCCTCGATTTCGTGAAGTCGACCGCCCTGGCGGTCGAGGGCGCTACGTCGCGGACCATGCTGCGCAACGACGCCTACTGGTTCCTCCGCCTGGGCATGGCGATCGAGCGGGCCGACAACACCGCCCGTCTGCTGGACGTCAAATATCATCTGCTGCTGCCGCCGGGCGAGCGGATCGGGGGGCAGTTGGACTATTTCCAGTGGGAGACCCTGCTTCGGGAGGTTTCCGCCCTGACCGCCTACCGCTGGGTCTATCGTGAGTCCGTGCGTCCCTGGCTGGTGGCCGACCTGCTGCTGCTGAACCGGCAGATGCCGCGCTCTCTGGCCAGTTGCCAGGGCATGATCGTCAGCTATCTGGAGCGGCTGGCGGCGGACTATGGTCGGCGTGGCCCGGCCCAGCGTCTCGCTTCGGCCCGCCTCGCGCGGTTCAACGAGGCGCGCATCGAGGACATCTTCCAATCGGGCCTGCACGAGTACATCCAGGCCTTTCTGAACGAGAACAACGCGCTGGGCGCGGCGATCCACGAGCAATATCTGGTCTGACCCATGCGGATACGGATCGATCACACGACACGATACGGCTATGCCCGCGCGGCGCGCTTCATCGTGCAGGTGCTGCGGCTGACGCCGCGCTCCTGTGACGGGCAGCAGGTCAGGGAATGGCGCATCGAGACCGACGTCGATGCGCGTCTGCGCCGGACCGAGGACGCCTTCGGCAACATCGTCCACAACCTTTATACCGAGCGCCCGACAGACTCGCTGACCCTGCGTGTCACAGGCGAGGTGTCCACCATCGACACCGGCGGCGTTCTGCGCGGGCAGTTCGAGAAGCTGCCCGCGCCCGTCTTCCTGCGCGAGACGCCGCTGACGCGACCAGATGCGGCGCTGATCGACTATGCGCGCGCAACGGGCGGCGGTCGAACGCTGGAGCGACTGCATGGCCTGATGGCGGCCATTCATCGGGACGTTGCGTTTGAGGTGGGCGCCACCTCCGCCGCCAATTCGGCCGCCGAGGCTTTTGGCCTGAGACGCGGCGTCTGTCAGGATCACGCCCAGATCTTCATTGCCTGCGCCCGGCGCCTGGGCGTGCCCGCCCGCTACGTGTCCGGTCACCTGTGCCGTTCGGACGGCCAGCACCAGCAGGAGGCGGCGCACGCCTGGGCGGAGGCCTATGTCGAGGACCTGGGCTGGATCGGCTTTGATCCCGCCAACGGGGTCTGCCCCACCGACCACTATGTCCGCGTCGCGATCGGACTGGACGCCCTGGGCGCCGCGCCGATCCGAGGCACGAGCTACGGCGGGGGCGCTGAGCGCCTGTCCGTCGCCCTGCATGTGCGGCCCGTGCAACAGAAGCAGCAACAACATCAGGCCAAGGGCTGGTCGTGATCGTCATGCCGCGCGAATCTGATAGCGTCAGGCGATCCTCATCGCGGGGAGCGAAGAGCAGTCATGACCTATTGCGTTGGCATGCTGGTGGACGAGGGATTGGCGATGATCGCCGACACCCGCACCAATGCGGGCGTGGACAACGTCTCCTCCTATCGCAAGCTGCACATTTGCAAGACGCCGGGCGAGCGAGTTCTGGCGGTCTGCACCGCCGGA
The genomic region above belongs to Brevundimonas sp. PAMC22021 and contains:
- a CDS encoding TetR/AcrR family transcriptional regulator — its product is MSDTLAPTRAGAPTPGSRADAKMRTRFEIRSAAVELFREQGFNSVTTEQIAARVGVTQRTLFRHFKTKDAILFDGDTIVEYYAETLGRHLPDNPPIEALRRAFMDTAASYDRNADLFRANHEVILQSELLQAFARQRTSRIDDLIALALDGHRVLANPLPVPTLAARVAAATCMGYVRALMDAWLEGKISGPMVGLAQRIWPRAEALLLQCRLDVDDRESGGRSDTRAFSQPRQRQG
- a CDS encoding circularly permuted type 2 ATP-grasp protein, which encodes MTKAFDEMTGGGSQEVRDSYRALGAWLEQAPPDLLRARSRQAELFFRRMGVTFAVHGDAESNERLIPFDVVPRIIDAAEWALLEKGLKQRVTALNAFLRDIYGPQECLRAGVVPTDLILTNPQYRPEIQGRRPPGDVWCHIAGIDLVRTGEDGFYVLEDNVRTPSGVSYMLENREMMMRLFPDLFAEYRVRPVDAYTDSLLRSLQASAPATAGADPTIVVLTPGPFNSAYYEHSFLADKLGVELIQGGDLFVNDDTVFMRTTEGPKRVDVIYRRIDDDFLDPLTFRPDSTVGVPGLMAAYHAGRVTLANAVGTGVADDKAVYTYMPEIIRFFTGEEALLKNVPTWRCREPEALKAVLGQLDQLVVKEVGGSGGYGMLVGPAATKSEIEDFRARLIADPDDFIAQPTLSLSTAPTLDGGGLAARHVDLRPFVLTSPAGTRVTPGGLTRVALKPGSLVVNSSQGGGTKDTWVLND
- a CDS encoding alpha-E domain-containing protein; translation: MLSRTADNLYWAGRYMERADFLARILEAAIRLAALPARDEAAVTAWASAIASSGVKGAFDAAGRTPSETSVREFLAFGGDNPTSIKACITRARTNARSVRTALTVELWEAINGAWNGLNEIGEPSRRDDFVNFLDFVKSTALAVEGATSRTMLRNDAYWFLRLGMAIERADNTARLLDVKYHLLLPPGERIGGQLDYFQWETLLREVSALTAYRWVYRESVRPWLVADLLLLNRQMPRSLASCQGMIVSYLERLAADYGRRGPAQRLASARLARFNEARIEDIFQSGLHEYIQAFLNENNALGAAIHEQYLV
- a CDS encoding transglutaminase family protein, with product MRIRIDHTTRYGYARAARFIVQVLRLTPRSCDGQQVREWRIETDVDARLRRTEDAFGNIVHNLYTERPTDSLTLRVTGEVSTIDTGGVLRGQFEKLPAPVFLRETPLTRPDAALIDYARATGGGRTLERLHGLMAAIHRDVAFEVGATSAANSAAEAFGLRRGVCQDHAQIFIACARRLGVPARYVSGHLCRSDGQHQQEAAHAWAEAYVEDLGWIGFDPANGVCPTDHYVRVAIGLDALGAAPIRGTSYGGGAERLSVALHVRPVQQKQQQHQAKGWS